The genomic window TATGAATTTCTATTAGTAGCTTCATGGTGAACTTGTAATTGTATTACATATCGAATTGCCATTTGAGTAATGGAATCCAACATTTGTTGTGTTTTCATAGGTACGGCCACAAGTGAAAAAGGTAAAGGTTATAACCTTAGAGCTGATCCTCCACGTCGGAGTGCGAATTGGTATACACCATCCGCTTTTAACAGGATTGCAAAGAAGTGCAGAAAGTTATACAAAGATATGAAGTGGGCACCGAGAAAGTGAAGTTGTAACTATTTAATTATTGAGTATGTTAATTAGGTTGTTACTACTATTTAGGAATTAATTTGTACTATTTACTTATTGAGTATGTTACCTAGGTAGTTATTACTGACTATGTTAATTAGGTTGTTATTACTATTTACTTATTGAGTATGTTAACTAGGTTGTTATTACTATTTAATTACCGAATACGTTAATTACGTTGTTATGACTATTTTTCTATCGAGTATGTGAATCAGGTTTGAAATGAATACAAGCACGAGTTGGTAAATTCAAATGTCAATGTCGTACATAAATGTAAAGTCAAACGAAATGTAAAAAAAGGTAACTACTACTCTTCGGCTGGACCTGCACTCGGTCAACCACTTTAACGACATCTACTGCGAGAATGGCCCTCGGCACCGCATTGCTTGCATTGCCTAGGGCGACGCAACATACGagtgtccatctcattcaagaagcaGGTCATCTTCGGCCGACCTTTGGCTACCCGTATGAGGAACATGTTTCCAACGAATCGAGGTCCATGATAAGTAAGCCACGTTGCCGGATTTCCCAGTGGTCTAAACCTAGCCCTGTATACTCTTCAAACTTGGTCCATCTTGTATACATCATTAACGTACACTTGCCAATCCAACCGCTGATTTGCACAACAAGCAAACACATGTCGACAAGGAATTCGGTCAACCTGGAATTCACCACAGTCGCACCGATGGTGGCGTAGGTCAACTGCATACTCAACCCCACTAGGCATCTCGCGTACTTCAAAGACTTCATTTTCTCTATCAAAACAGCTAACCTGTATGTTACCCGATGCTCGTTGATTTGCATGTAGCTTGGTGGTCACCATCTCAGAGAACACAAGTCCAGCATTGATTCGGGCTTCGGCCTCGACTCTTTTCCTAGTGAACAACTCATTCAGTCTGTAAAATGTAGCCTTAACAAGTGCAGTGACCGGGAGATTGCGTGCACCCTTTAAGACGGAGTTGATGCACTCCACAAGATTGGTGATCATATGACCCCATCGGTATCCACCATCAAATGCCAAAGCATACTGCTCACGAGGGATCCGATCAAGCCAGGTGGTGTAAGCCTCACCCCGTTCCTTTAATCGTTCATAGCGCATCTGGTACTCCCTGATCGTCCTCAAGTATTCTATGAAAAACATTCAGTCAACTATGAACACCATTCTATTCGATCGTACTTACAATAAATTCAAAGTTCATTCTATTCAAACTTACCAATGTTGACGATAAGCTTCTGCAAGTAAGGTGCCTTGAACTTCCTCAAGAAGTTGGACTCAATATGCCGGATACAAAACATATGGAAAGCTCTAGGAGGAGACCAAGCCCCATTACTTCGTTCAATAGCTGACCTAATTGAATCGTGTCGATCAGAGATAAGTCCCACACCATCACATGTCACCACATGTTGACGCAAGTTACTCAGAAAAAAGTACCatgcatcagaagtctctccctccactatGGCAAATGCAATAGGCACGATGTTGTTATTACCATCTTGTGAGACTACAACCAATAAACAACCCTTGTATTTTCCATACAAATGAGTCCCGTCCACCTGCACCACTGACTTGCAGTGTCTGAAGGCCCTTATACaagggtaataactccagaaTACTCTATGTGGGACACGTATATCAGGAACCAAATCATCCCCTGGTAAGCAGGCATTGTTTCAAAGTGAACTACTGCTGATGGCTCTTTGTggcacatggcctcaaaccatatgggCAAAGCTTCATACGATGCTTCCCAACCTCCGAAAATTGATTCGACCGCCTGCTGCTTTGCTAACTAAGACTTGTGATAACTGATGGTGTAGTTAAACTTTGACTGGACTTCAGCAATTATTGATTTCACCTTTATAGACGGGTCAACCTCTACCAACGGCTTAATTGCTTCTGCAACTGTCTTGGAATCCAGCTTCGAATGGTCTTGAGAAATAGTAGACCTGGTACAAGTGTGACTTCCATTGTACCTCCTTATCTCCCAACAGTACTTCTTCTGCATTTTGGTAACCCTAATCAACCAGTCACAACCATTCCCATATTCTGTATATTTGGCATAGAATGTTGTCGGTTCCGACTCATATACCCGATAGTCCACACCTCTTCggatggtatgatctttcattgCCTTGATTACTGCCTCCCTTGAACTGAATTACATTCCCACTGTGAACTCACCATTCGCCACAACAGGAGGCGCTGCATACATCAAAAGTAATAAATGCTTTATTATGTACTCAATAATAAGTCTTTTATTACAACTCAATTAATAAACACACTTTACCATGTAAGATCATTATAGTCTTATTTTTCGCTATTCCATCTACGTAAAGAACAACTAAATATAATTCATAACAAAAaactattaattaataaaaaaatcaaacattaTGGTCACAAATGCCTAGTCACATATCACATATATTACTCATCCGACTTATTGATCTGCTACTTCAGAGTTTCACATAGCAACCTAGGTTTACGCACCTGCATTCATATATTGCGGAAACTCCGGTGGGTGCATAGCCTCCAAATCCAACATCTGCATGAAAGAAGGCTCCTGAAAAGGATGTGGGTTTGCTAGTGCATTTGCAACTTCCGCCACATCTGCGTTCATGGCGCCGCCAGCTTCATCTTCGTCTTCACTTGGACCAACGATCTCAtagttactttcaaattcatGTTCGCTttcactattataatcttccaATTCAATGTCACGGTCTACTTCAGATTGCTCAAACTCAATATATAACTCGATGCACGACATTCGGTGACGATTTTCCATGTACATTGAAAACATTTCATGCATACTCGCTTCGTCTGTCACGTACTTGGTCTGAAATTGAACAAACCCACCAAACACAGATAAAGGATACTTGTACAAAATACACGATACTCTCCTACATCTTTGAGAATCTagcttctcacaaatcacacctttcAATTCTTCAAACGACAATGTGAACGGAATAACGACATCTAATGGATTTTCACACACAAATTGAACTCCCTCATATATTTGCAATAAGATCTACCCGTAATAATAAATCTTCAATACAACTCTATCATCCATAACACTACACGTACTTGACTATTCTCAACCTCACAGAAATTTATTTTACaaaaatgaaggagaagaatcagagaagagaagagaagaggaagaacatTAGCTGAGAGCGGCGATGAAGAAATGGGGCTTCTGTGAGCTCTTTCCAGTTTATGTATGCACTAACGGGCAAATCGGACGGACCGACCGCGCACTCCCAAATCGGTGGGTCCGATTGGTGCACCCcggattaaaataaaatttttcaccACCAGTAATCGGTCCCTCTTCGGTTGAAAACATTGGCCACCCAGAAATCGGTGGCACCGATTTCATGCAACCTCAACGTCTCCCTCACACaaatcggtgggtccgatttGTGTTA from Arachis ipaensis cultivar K30076 chromosome B09, Araip1.1, whole genome shotgun sequence includes these protein-coding regions:
- the LOC107616213 gene encoding uncharacterized protein LOC107616213, producing the protein MKDHTIRRGVDYRVYESEPTTFYAKYTEYGNGCDWLIRVTKMQKKYCWEIRRYNGSHTCTRSTISQDHSKLDSKTVAEAIKPLVEVDPSIKVKSIIAEVQSKFNYTIRDDLVPDIRVPHRVFWSYYPCIRAFRHCKSVVQVDGTHLYGKYKGCLLVVVSQDGNNNIVPIAFAIVEGETSDAWYFFLSNLRQHVVTCDGVGLISDRHDSIRSAIERSNGAWSPPRAFHMFCIRHIESNFLRKFKAPYLQKLIVNIEYLRTIREYQMRYERLKERGEAYTTWLDRIPREQYALAFDGGYRWGHMITNLVECINSVLKGARNLPVTALVKATFYRLNELFTRKRVEAEARINAGLVFSEMVTTKLHANQRASGNIQVSCFDRENEVFEVREMPSGVEYAVDLRHHRCDCGEFQVDRIPCRHVFACCANQRLDWQVYVNDVYKMDQV